CGGCGCTGCACATCCTCCTCCTCCCGATACTGCCTGTCTCGCTGCGGGAGCCTCCTTTCCCTCTGCAGCTGCTCCTCCTCACGCTGCAGCCGCTCTTTCTCCTGCTCCAGCTGCTCCTCCTCCCGATACTGTCTGTCCCGCTTCTGGCTCCTCCTCTTTTCACGTTCCTCTCTTTGCAGCTGCTCTTCTTCCCGATACTGTCTCTCCAGTTCCTGGCGCCTCTTCTCCCTCTGTAGCTGCTCTTCCTCCCGCTGCAgctgctcctcttcctgctgcAGCTGCTCTTCTTCCAGATACTGTCTGTCCAGTTCCAGGCGCCTCTTCTCCCGCTGCAGCCGCTCCTCTTCCtgctgcagctgctcctcctcCCGATACTGTCTGTCCCGGTTCTGGCTCCTCCTCTTTTCACGTTCCTCTCTTTGCAGCTGCTCTTCCTCCCGATACTGTCTCTCCAGTTCCTGGCGCCTCTTCTCCCTCTGCAGCTGCTCTTTCTCCTGCTCCAgctgctcctcttcctgctgcagctgctcctcctcCCGATACTGTCTGTCCCGGTTCTGGCTCCTCCTCTTTTCACGTTCCTCTCTCTGCAGCTGCTCTTCCTCCCGATACTGTCTCTCCAGTTCCTGGCGCCTCTTCTCCCTCTGTAGCTGCTCTTCCTCCCGCTGCAgctgctcctcttcctgctgcagctgctcctcctcCCGATACTGTCTGTCCCGGTTCTGGCTCCTCCTCTTTTCACGTTCCTCTCTCTGCAGCTGCTCTTCCTCCCGATACTGTCTCTCCAGTTCCTGGCGCCTCTTCTCCCTCTGTAGCTGCTCTTCCTCCCGCTGCAgctgctcctcttcctgctgcAGCTGCTCTTCTTCCAGATACTGTCTGTCCAGCTCCTGGCGCCTCTTCTCCCGCTGaagctgctcttcctcctcccgcAGCTGCTCACGTTGCGCTGGCTTGGCGTACAGTGTGTGGCGGCGTCTCTGGCTTTCCTCCTCTAGTTGCCACTTCCATTTTTGGTCGCGGCGCAGCTCCTCCTGGCGTCGTTCCCTCTCCCGATCCTCCTGGAGGcgctccttctcctcctcaccGAGCAGTTGTTCCCGCTCCTGGCGCCTGTCGGCCCTCTGCTGCCTGTCCCTCTGCTCCCGCACTGGAGGCCTGGCCAACAGCCTCTGGCGGCGCCTCGCGCTCTCTTCCTCCACCTGCCACTGCCACCTGAGGTCGCGGCGcagctcttcctcttcctgacGCAGCCGCCGCTCGCGCTCCTCCCGGAGGGACCGGCTGGGCCTCTGGGCGTCCTCCTCCTGCTCCCGCAGTCGccgctcctcctcttcctcttgctCCTGGAGGCGCCTCTGCCGCTCCTGCCTGCGGGGCCTTGAGTAGACTTTCCTCTGACGGGCGTCGGCCTCGCTTTCTAGCTGCTGCTGCCACCTTGGGGTACGGCTCTCGTCCTGCTCCCGGGCTTCTTCCTGCTGCACCTCCTCAGCCAGCTCCTGCTCGCGCCTCCCCTCCTGCTGGCGCCTCAGCTCCTGTTCCAAGCGCGGCTCCTGCTCGCGCCTCCGCAGCTGTTGGCGCCTCTCCTCCAGCTGACGCCTCTCCTCCTTTTGGCGCCTCAGCTCCTGTTCCAAGCGTGGCTCCTGCTCGCGCCTCCGCAGCTGTTGGCGCCTCTCCTCCAGCTGACGCCTCTCCTCCTTTTGGCGCCTCTCCTCCAGCTCCAAGCGCCGCTCCTGCTCGCGCCTCCGCCTTTGcagctgctcttcctcctccaggcGCTCCTTCTTCAGCTCCTGGCGCTCTCGCCGgggcagctcctcctcctccaggcgcTCCCGCTGTTCCTGCTCAAGGCGCTGGAGCTCCCGCAGCTCCTGCCTCTCTCGCCTCGGCTCTCGGTCTGGAAACTCCTCCGCCGCGCGCCCCTTGCGCCCCTGCAGCTGCTTTTCCTGCTCCAAGCGCGCTTCCGGTTCTCGCCTTTGCCGCCGCCGCTCACGCATCTCttgcttctccctctgctcctcttCCTGAGCGAGCTCTCGCTCCTGTTCCAGCCTCTTCCGCCTGCGTTCTTCTTCCAGCTGCCGGTCCCGGGGCTCCAACCTCCTTTGCTCTTCTTCTTGCCAGCGATCTTCTAACGGGTTCCCTTCCCCACCACGCTTGGCTCCCTTCTCTGACCCCGAGGCTTGGGCGAGAGCGTAGTAACAAGCTTGAGCCACCTTGAAAACGAACAGGAGGAACTCGTTGAAATCGACGAGCCGGTTACCGTCGCGATCCAGAAGTTCCAGGATCACATCCACCGTCTCAGGGTCGTGTGGTCTCTAtgataaagaggaaaacaaaaacaatttacgATGTACCATTTACAGGTAGTAAACTTtcacacacatgtatatttttatgatatGCTGACACTCAAAAGACATTACAAGCGTTTAGAAAAACCCTAGTTTTCCTCCCCACGTAAAGATCTCCTCCCCACGTAAAATGTCAACATCACTGTGTAGCATACATTCATTGGGCATTTTTGCATCTTGTGATTTAATGCTGATCAAAAGAACACAAGTTCGTTTTAGCTGGATGAATAGGAATGAACTCATCCTCAAGAGAGAACTGCTGTGGAAATTTATGAAAGTTTGCAGCAGCCATTTCTGTCTGAAATAGCCAGGACCCCTGATTTAACTTTTATTCCATGtttgaaaacagaatgaaacatGTATGGTAACACTATTTTACTAGTGAACAGGCTGgttttaattattgaaatttgGAAGTAAATTTAAGTTCCTTCCAAGTCTAGTTTGATCTGACATCTTTGGTGGGAACATTCCACCAACAGTTCATTCATACTGACATTGCCATCAGGTACTTGACATACTTGCTAGCAACTTCTTTAGTACTCAGACTACAAATATAAAGTCACCATTCCTTACTCTGGTCTCTCTTGAGAAGAAATTTCATAACCCTAGCTCAGTAGAGaaatatccttttcttcttttttcttacccGAAGGACAGCTCCAAATTCCCTTTCAAGGAGGTTCTTCAGGTCTTTCTTGCATAATGCTGCCCCGTCACAATCATGTGAGGCATATTGATTGAAAATTTCAGTGATATCAAAGATGCTTCTCAGAagtggagacatttttttttttcctttcttcaagtTCAAGTAAACCTAAAACAACCAAATAGGATCCAGAATCAAAACTCTGTTTCTGATCTTGGTGAGCCTTCAGCCACCCTGTTTCAGGCAGATCCCTAAATAATTTGACTTTACAACAGTTGCTATTTTCAATCTGAGGTTTCAAAgcactttatcttttttttaattagtttcaggtgtacaaaacaatgtaacagacatttatcatttatatcccacacacagtgataacctccctcccccatctgctacccctctgacatcgcacacagccattacctTTCCaccgtctctattcctaatgctgtacttcacttcttgtaactacatatatacatatataaaattgtagttgacattcattattgttcagcttcagcttcaggtgtacagaaagCACTTTATCTTTGAATATTGTACTTCGAAAGGGGAAGAAAGATCCTGAGAAAGTTCAAGCCAGGGAATTCAGACCACTGTAACCAGTTTTTGATTGTCCACCCCATCTGGATTACccatatgttttccttttctctcctcctgctcCCTAGCATATTTCAGACCAGACAGTGAAGAGAAGAATGcaggaatttaaatttaatattttactactCATCACATCTTCCTCTAAAGTTGAACAAAGAGGACAGATGAAAGCCAAAAGGTGAGGGAAGATCTGAGAGTATCTGGAAGTGGATTGCAGCCATGCACATCTAATTGTGGCAGCAAAACATTCAGTCAGTGGTAACTAGAACAACAAAAAGCGGATGTGGATTATTTCCCAACATTCTAGTCCACAAGAGATCTAGGAGTGTAACTCATAAGTCACCAGTTCTAAGATCAGGCACTGCTTCTTTCTAGTCCAAGGTGGCATTGTGATATTCAGATACACCAATGCAGAAAACACAGTACTGTTATCTGCCCTAAGTCAGATATGTGACATATTCAGCTATTGAAAGCTTCCTGAGAGGTGCTTCTGGACTGGCTACCAGAGTCGATAGGTGAAACTGAACCTGGAAAACTTTGAATAATATTGGTCTTCTGGTTAGCTTTTGTTAAACTCAAATAAACCGCCTGAATCTTGGCATCATAAAAAACAGGACTTAGCCAAAAGCAGAACCATGTTAAAAGAACGCATGGAAAGCTTCCCTGGCTGGGTGAGTATAGTGGTTCATCTAGCTGGCTTCTTCAACTCCAATGCCTCAGATGCTACATGAAGATGGCTCATATTGGGTAGaaccaaaataaaaagagaaccaAGGGTTGTCTAACTCTTGAGATGGCAGTTTTTAGGAAGATGAACTCCATCAGAGTCACACATGCCCGTGCTCCAACCCCTGACCTGCAAACAAACTGACAGAATTCAGACCTTTAGAAGAGCCACGTCTCCTTTCGAGTGATGGCTCCAACCATAAGACGGCCTGGAGTTAGTGGGAGTTAGACATCCCCGTGAGATACTGAAGTCTTCTGGCACAACAGACCCTCGTTGCCCCTCTACCCGCCAGTATCTACAGTAGCAGGAAAATGAAGAATCACACAGACCATGATCCGACTGAATGGGACTTACCCACTTCACCAGAAGGAGAAGTCCAGTGCTCGCTGACACCGCTGGCAAGTGTACTGGACAGCCAGGAGCTGGGCCTTTTATAGGGGTTTTAATTGTGCCCTGAAGAGCAACTTGGGAAGGAGACACCTACTCTGTGGGATGGCCTGATTCATTCCTAACCAAGCCCAGCTCCACCTCTGTCTCCACAAATGGCTTGTTTATCTCACTATTTGCTCACGTAGCTATTTGGCACGGAGTTCACAAACCTGGCCTCTTCACAGGCAGGGTACTGGCCCCACCTAACATGAAAGGATAGAATATTTGACAGAATCTCTAGTTTTCTTTAATcgttaaaatgaaatacaacaatAAAATCAAGACATTAATGTTTAGAATCTTAATTAATTGCGACTTCACTACAAAGTAGTAACCTCTAAGCCATTcacttgattaaaaaatgtaagttctAGGTTGGGGTTAAACAGAAAATATGACATAAACTGATGGGAACTGATTCATTTCTCCCTGGGATGTGACAATCCCTGGGGAGATGCTTTAGCCCTGCCTAAAGCAGTTCTATAGGACCATGAGAGGGGGTCGGaattggtttttaatttcttctctaatAAAGCAggtgggaaaaaacaaacaagcaacagcATTTGTATTTTTGGGTCTTAAGATGATTCTCCTGTAGCCTGGGATTGTCTCCTAAGTAAATAGTGTTGGCcggtactttaaaaatatgttttcttacatTGTTCATAAGAGAACTTGAAATCTGTGAAATTTCATTCTTAGGGATATCACATCTAAATGAAGTtagctctttctcttctcattagCATATTAATGTGCCTGGAGAAAAAGAGCTGGTGTAATGTATTATTGTAGATACAATCACCCTGCTCAACTCAAGTCACTAGTGATTAAAACACCGAAACACTTGACTCTGCTTCTCCTGGAAGTGCAGTAATGTCATCGGTGAAGCCCATTATGTCTGTCAGGGCTTTCTCCACCCTGCTGAGCCTTTGCGAATCTCAGTGCTATTTTATTGTAAGGAACTGGATTTTATCCCTGGTTGTCAGTGACTCCCACCCTCACGTTTCAGATTCTAGGTAACTGTGGTGCACAGTAGGTTTATGGAGACTATTAAATGAGTCAGTGGCTTTCAGcgtttctctctcttcctttgtccCACAGAGACAAGTACTGGTTTTCAGAATTCTGCAGAGGCTCTGTAAAGTCCTACCATGGAATATAATTTGGAACCTTAATCTGGATGGTTATTCCTTTATGTGCAGATGGATCCAAATGATAGTGAAGTTAAATTCTATTTGTCCTCTCACTGTTGCCATGCCGAGGTGGGGTGAACAGAAAGTGGAAGTGGTAGGCGATGGGAAGACAACTGGAAGCCTGGCTCATGTCTGCGTCCTGAGGGATTTCAGTACTGAAGCCTGTGATGGGGGCTTTTCCTAGAGCTGTCACCATTTCTTGAGATCAGTTAAGAAACTTCATGCAGCAGCTCCTTAGCGAAGAGTGAAGATTTCTCTGCTTCCCCCCCCACCTTCTATTTAGGGTTTTATATAGTTCTCTTAACCTGTGGGTTCTAGGATAGAGTCACTGCAACCATAAATCATCATGGAACTTCTTTCTCTCACAGTGGATACGAACCTTTTTCATGAGTGCCCTTCAAGGAATTCCCTGGACAAACCCTACCTTATGTCTGATTCTGTTTTTATCCACCTATGTGTGGTCTGTGGGAACATTAGCCCAGGTGCTGGGATGCATTGGTGTGATTCTATTACCTTTCTATAGTCAATAAACTCATAAAGGGACTGGACATCTATTAGCTTCTGTGAGAATAAAGGGAAATATTAATCATTGGAAAATCATGTTTGAGCAAGCAAAACAAATGTAGAGGCAAACCCAAAGGGAAAATGCTTCTAAACAGCCTTGATAAAACGGCTGAAATTGCGTTCGTAGTAACAGAAAAACTCCTTCCTGAATGAAACTAGATCTGAATGAAGCTAGATCTTAAATCCAGTGATGGTTCTCTTGCCCACACTTGTTTAAAGTCAGTACAAcataagggaaaatattttaacaccTGAATAAGCCTAAACGAATTAGCCTCTCTTCTTTGCTGCTCTTGGTTCTTCACCAGAAAGATTGTAAGTAGATTCAATGCTAAATTCTAAAATCAGGTTTGATCCTCTCCTGATGAAGTAGCCCTCGTTGCTCTATAGTGGTTTTACTGAACagtatcattatttaaaaagatcGTTTTAAGAGGCTCTCCTGACTTTATGTTTGGACTGGGGAATGACGTTCGTtgctttctaatttcttaaaagtttggTAAATGCCAGAGAATGTAGAAACCCATCAAGTACTAATGTAACATATTGATTcagtctagtttttttttttttttttaagaccaacTGAGAATCCTTAACACGTGGCGGTGTCTGTTCATTGTGGTTCATCAAGAAAGAATGGTGCTTTTACGATCAGAGCACATCCCTACCCTTTATAGAAGAAAAGTCTCCTTATCTGTCTTTTATAAGACTGGAGACTGAGGTGCTGAGTGGTCAGAGAACATGCCTGGCTGGCCCAGGAAGGACCCAAGTGGCACTGCTCCATTCTGGAAAAATGTCCTCCTTTATCAAGGTTAATGCCAGTGGGTCCAGAGCAAAGCTACAGAATCGCACTGCTACTTGGCTTTGAGACGTGAGCTCTTTCCTACAGAGGAATTGAAAAGAGAACATAAAGTTTATATTACCCAGATGCTGTACTATTACATCAGTCACAAAGCCTCATCTGTGCTGAAATCTTTGGGAGTGGAGCTCTGCTGGGTTAACAGACATAGAACTAAGGAAGTACTAGGTTTTCCTGGTCTTTGTCTCATTCAAGGgctctttccccattttctcctGTCAGAACCCAGAAAAAGTCAATAACAGATCTGGCATTCTACCAAGACCAAACCGTACCGTGGCTTTATTGGAAAACCACCAAGGCGAAAATTTAGATAAAACAGCGAAGAGGCCAGTGTCACCCTCAGCCTACTGGGCTTCTCCAGAACCCAATACGAGCCATGATATGGAACTCTGGGAAAAGGTCCAAATCGGATGACTTTAAGatggctttaaaaaaagtaaGGTTCTTTGGTAAGCTCTCTAAACACCTCTCCAATGAAgaccttttctttaaatttatgtgTGAAACCGTTTCAGTTTTTCTCGTTTCTTATTCGTTGACCCACCCCTGGGACCGCACCTCTACCAGTCCATAACCCAGTATAGTTTCTTTGAGGCCCCATACAAATTCCATCTCCTCTCCAAAACCTTCCTTGACCTTTACATTTAATGCTCTTCCAGTTAAACACACTCCCCCATAGCATGCATAGTCAGCATCGTATAACCCAGCACTAGTTAATGTGTAATTTCTCCTCTCATATAATGGGTGCTTGTCTTCTCATTTAGGTTTTAAGTTCCTCGGAGGCAATGCGTATCTTTTATTTCTACTAGGTGTTTAGTAAAATCCTTGCTGATATGATGTAATTTTATTGCACTGCAGCAGTTTAAATGGCCAACAAGTCAGAATGAGATGAGTTGCTTGATCTGGATGGAGTTCTGTGGGTTTTGTGTGACGAGCTGGGGATGAGGGCACCGCGTAAGGGGAATCAGCCCTTCTGGGCCTCTTTCTAGTTTCGCCACTTACAGGACAGGTGACAGAGGAAGCCTCACTCCACCCTTCTCTGGCTTCCCCTGGCCCATCACTTCACCCCTTTGTTGAGTGAGGAGCTGTGAGATATGAATCCCTTCCTCAGGGGGGAGTTGTGATAATTATAGCTTGTAAAGCATTTTGTGACTCTTAGATATACAAGGGCTAATTATTGTGATCAttaataattcttaatttttatcttcttcaagGTAAATCATCCTTACTTTAATTATACCCCCACCCTGTGGTAATTACACCTGTGAGCGTCAGCAGATGCTTTCATCTTACCTCATGCCGTACAGGGTGACTGGGCCGGGGTGAGCACAGGAGAACACGTCCACCTGTGCCTACTCCCACTGG
This DNA window, taken from Rhinolophus ferrumequinum isolate MPI-CBG mRhiFer1 chromosome 22, mRhiFer1_v1.p, whole genome shotgun sequence, encodes the following:
- the TCHH gene encoding trichohyalin; translation: MSPLLRSIFDITEIFNQYASHDCDGAALCKKDLKNLLEREFGAVLRRPHDPETVDVILELLDRDGNRLVDFNEFLLFVFKVAQACYYALAQASGSEKGAKRGGEGNPLEDRWQEEEQRRLEPRDRQLEEERRRKRLEQERELAQEEEQREKQEMRERRRQRREPEARLEQEKQLQGRKGRAAEEFPDREPRRERQELRELQRLEQEQRERLEEEELPRRERQELKKERLEEEEQLQRRRREQERRLELEERRQKEERRQLEERRQQLRRREQEPRLEQELRRQKEERRQLEERRQQLRRREQEPRLEQELRRQQEGRREQELAEEVQQEEAREQDESRTPRWQQQLESEADARQRKVYSRPRRQERRSLREERERRLRQEEEELRRDLRWQWQVEEESARRRQRLLARPPVREQRDRQQRADRRQEREQLLGEEEKERLQEDRERERRQEELRRDQKWKWQLEEESQRRRHTLYAKPAQREQLREEEEQLQREKRRQELDRQYLEEEQLQQEEEQLQREEEQLQREKRRQELERQYREEEQLQREEREKRRSQNRDRQYREEEQLQQEEEQLQREEEQLQREKRRQELERQYREEEQLQREEREKRRSQNRDRQYREEEQLQQEEEQLEQEKEQLQREKRRQELERQYREEEQLQREEREKRRSQNRDRQYREEEQLQQEEERLQREKRRLELDRQYLEEEQLQQEEEQLQREEEQLQREKRRQELERQYREEEQLQREEREKRRSQKRDRQYREEEQLEQEKERLQREEEQLQRERRLPQRDRQYREEEDVQRRDRKLQFRDEDQRRDLKWQWQSEKDNEVRDYSKRRENEKLRQLEDSQVRERAFQQDRRSLQDAQEERELAQGRRSREQRDRQLEQLQREEQREDNRRARKFREEEQLLEEEREEKRRLQEDRKFREEVQQLRRQEREQQLRQERDRKFRDEELLLQEREGQLRRQERDTKFRDEEQQLQRAEQAELRRRQERDQQYRAEEQFAREEKRRRQEQELRQEEQRRRQEREREFREEEQQRRQQEEAQRRRQPWEEKDQGRPQGLETGKRPFASAPVRSSPLYEYIQEQRSQYRP